The genomic stretch TCAGCAGTGACAGTGCCGCACCTTTCAGCAAATCCATCAGGAAGGTGGCGGGCGTCATTTTGTTGAAGCCAAAGCGTTCTTCCAGCACAAAGGTGCGGTACAGCGACAGCGGCATGTCCAGTAGGCTGCCGATGAGTATTAGGCTAATGATGACCGCCGTGCCGGTATACAGGTCGCCCCAGCCGAAGCTGCGCCATTGCTGATCCAGCCATTCCAGCCCGCCACCCAGTGTCCACGCCAGTAAAACAACCAGACCGATCAGCAGGTCGATGCGCCCCACGCCGCCTTTGGCGAGGGTGTAATCGGCGGCTTTCTGGTGTTCATCCAGCGTGATTTTGTCGGCAAACGGGGCAGGAACGGCACTGCGGTGGGTGCTGACATGCTGCTTCTGGCGCAACGACAGGTAAATTTGTACCAGCGTCGAAGCCAGCAGGAAGGCGAGGAAAATGTAGGTAAAGGTTTGCATAATGTCTGTTATATTCCAGATTCCCTAAAGTAATTACAGTGTAACCGAATGAGCATGAATCAGGAAAATTTGATCTGGATCGATCTGGAAATGACCGGGCTGGATACGTTCAACGATGTCATTATCGAAATTGCCACCGTCGTCACCGACAAAGACTTGAACGTGTTGGCGGAAGGCCCGGTGATCGCGATTCACCAGCCGGAGGCGACGCTGGCCAAAATGGATGACTGGAACCAGAAACAACACGGTGGTTCCGGCCTGATCAAACGGGTACAAGCGAGCACTTTGTCAGAAGCGGATGCGGAACAAGCGACGCTGGCTTTCCTCAAGCAATACGTGCCAGTGGGGGCATCGCCGATGTGCGGCAACAGCATTTGTCAGGATCGGCGCTTCCTCGCCCGTCAGATGCCAGAACTGGAGAGGTTTTTCCACTACCGCAATCTGGATGTGAGTACCTTGAAAGAATTGGCAAACCGCTGGAAGCCGGGGCTGGCGGCAGGTTTTAAGAAAGAATCACAGCATCTGGCGCTGGCCGATGTGCATGACTCGATTGATGAGCTGAAGTATTACCGTGAGCATTTTATCCGGGTTTGAGCATGTTGCAGCCCGTCGCCCCGGCATAGGCAAGGTTTGCGCCATCCTGTACAGTTTCTCCCAAACCCATCAATAACAATAACGGATAAACGATGACAACCGCAGCCCCCCAGCTTATCCAGGCTACGCTTGCGCAATTAAACAAGGTGATCCACGGTAAGGAGCAGCAAGTGCAACTGGCGCTGACCTGCTTGTTGGCGAATGGTCATTTGTTGCTCGAAGATTTGCCCGGCATGGGTAAAACCACGCTGGCACACGCGCTTGCCCATGTCTGTGGGTTGGAATATAAACGTGTGCAATTCACCAGCGATTTGTTGCCCGCCGACCTGATTGGTGCTTCGGTGTTTGAGCAGCAAGCAGGCCGTTTCCGCTTTCACCCCGGCCCGGTTTTCAGTCAGGTGTTTCTTGCCGATGAACTCAACCGCGCTACACCCAAAGCGCAAAGCGCCTTGCTGGAGGCGATGGAAGAGCGTCAGGTGAGTGTCGATGGCACGACGCACCCGTTGCCTGCGCCCTTTTTCGTGATCGCCACCCAGAACCCGCAAAGCCAGTCGGGAACCTTTCCTTTGCCCGAATCGCAGCTTGACCGTTTCCTGATACGCCTTTCCCTTGGCTATCCCAACCCAGAGGCTGAACGTGCCTTGCTGAGAGGCCGCAATGGCCGGATGTTGCTGGCGAGTATGCAGCAGGTATTAAATGAAAGCCGCTTGAAAGCCCTGCAATCACTGGTTCCACAGGTGAAAATGACTGATAACCTGCTGGATTACGTGCAACGCCTGATTGCTTATACCCGCCAAACCGAGGTGTGCCATCTGGGATTGTCACCACGCGGGGCGCTGGCGCTGGTTAAAAGTGCGCAAGCCTGGGCACTATTACAGGCACGTGGGCATGTGTTGCCAGAAGACGTGCAGGCGGTTTTCGTTGCGGTTGCTGGGCATCGCATTATCGGGCGGCAGGAGGCACAGGGCGAACAACTGGCGCGGCAAATCCTCGGCAAAGTCGATGTTGTCGGGGGCGGACGTGGCTAATGCCTTGCGGGCGCAACTCGATGGTTGGTTACGGCAGCGTTTGCCCAGCGCCCGCGAAACCACGCTCAACCAGCGTAAAATATTCATTGTTCCCAGCAATACCGCGTTAGGGTTGGTGGGGGTGATTGCCCTGCTGTTCTTGCTGGGCATCAATTTCCAGAATTCACTGGTGTACATCATCAGCTTTTGGCTGCTGGCCTTGCTGTTGCTCAATATTTTTTACACGTGGCGTAATCTCGCCGGTCTGACGCTGACCGCGATGGGGGTGGAACCCTGTTTCGCCGGGGAAAAAGCCGTGCTCGAAGTGGAGCTGAGCCGCCCCGTTAAGCAGACGAAATATGCGCTGGAACTGGCGTGGAAAGGGGAAGATCAGGTACAGGTCGATCTGATTTCCGCGCAAACCTTGCGGGTGAAACTGTCGCACAGCACCGAGGGACGCGGCTATTTCAAACCGCCCCGCTTGCAGGTTTCCACCCGTTACCCGACGGGTCTGGCGGTGGCGTGGTCGTATGTGTATCTGGATGTGCAAGGGCTGGTCTACCCCGCGCCAGTGGAGAAGGCTTTTCAACCGATAGGTCAATCCCACGGCGTAACCACTGATGACGGGCTGGAAATTGCCGGTGGAACCAGTGATTTCAGTGGGGTTCGTGACTATCAGCACGGCGATGGTCCGAAACGTATCCATTGGGCTAAATTTGCCCAGACCGGCAA from Thiothrix litoralis encodes the following:
- the orn gene encoding oligoribonuclease, whose product is MSMNQENLIWIDLEMTGLDTFNDVIIEIATVVTDKDLNVLAEGPVIAIHQPEATLAKMDDWNQKQHGGSGLIKRVQASTLSEADAEQATLAFLKQYVPVGASPMCGNSICQDRRFLARQMPELERFFHYRNLDVSTLKELANRWKPGLAAGFKKESQHLALADVHDSIDELKYYREHFIRV
- a CDS encoding DUF58 domain-containing protein, with the protein product MANALRAQLDGWLRQRLPSARETTLNQRKIFIVPSNTALGLVGVIALLFLLGINFQNSLVYIISFWLLALLLLNIFYTWRNLAGLTLTAMGVEPCFAGEKAVLEVELSRPVKQTKYALELAWKGEDQVQVDLISAQTLRVKLSHSTEGRGYFKPPRLQVSTRYPTGLAVAWSYVYLDVQGLVYPAPVEKAFQPIGQSHGVTTDDGLEIAGGTSDFSGVRDYQHGDGPKRIHWAKFAQTGKLYTKTFVDYASHDLWLDWDELPMPGIEVRLSHLCRKVLDFHQEQRQYGLKLPGKVIAPGKGEAHKARCLQALALFGVASE
- a CDS encoding AAA family ATPase, whose product is MTTAAPQLIQATLAQLNKVIHGKEQQVQLALTCLLANGHLLLEDLPGMGKTTLAHALAHVCGLEYKRVQFTSDLLPADLIGASVFEQQAGRFRFHPGPVFSQVFLADELNRATPKAQSALLEAMEERQVSVDGTTHPLPAPFFVIATQNPQSQSGTFPLPESQLDRFLIRLSLGYPNPEAERALLRGRNGRMLLASMQQVLNESRLKALQSLVPQVKMTDNLLDYVQRLIAYTRQTEVCHLGLSPRGALALVKSAQAWALLQARGHVLPEDVQAVFVAVAGHRIIGRQEAQGEQLARQILGKVDVVGGGRG